Genomic segment of Candidatus Jordarchaeales archaeon:
TGTCAACGTTCCAGTCTTGTCGAATATTACAAAGTTCACCTTACATGCTTTTTCTAGGGCTTCACCGCTCTTTATCAGGATCCCGTTTTCAGCCCCCTTACCCATGCCCACGACTATGGCTGTAGGCGTGGCGAGACCTAGGGCGCATGGGCAGGAAATTACAAGAACCGCTACCACGATCAGGAGGGCAAAATTCAGGGATTTCCCTCCTATGAACACCCAGTAGAGGAAAGATGAGAGAGCTGCAAGAAGCACCAGTGGGACGAAGACAGATGCCACCTTGTCCGCTATCCTTTGCACAGGAGCTTTCGAGCTTTGAGCCTCTTCCACTAGGTTTATGATGCGAGAGAGCATAGTGTCCCTGCCAACCCTGAGTGCCTCAACTATGAGCACACCGTCCAAGTTTATCGTCGAACCTATAACATGGTCGCCGGGCTTTTTCTCGGCAGGCATAGATTCCCCAGTTATCATTGACTCGTCAACTGACGAATATCCATCTCTGACAACGCCGTCAACGGGGATTTTTTCACCCGGCCTAACCACGAGAAGATCCCCAACAGCAACCTCCTCCACTAGGACCTCTACCTCTGCTCCATCACGTAGAACAACAGCCTTTTCTGCTTGTAACTGCATTAGCTTTTTCACCGATTCTCCTGTTCTCCTCTTAGCTGCACCCTCTAACAGCTTTCCTAGCGACACAAAGACTATTATTAGGGCTGCAGTATCATAGTAAATGGGGCCGTGTGTCACAAACGTAGCTAGCACGCTGTGAAAGTACGCAACAGAGGTACCCATAGCTATCAACACATCCATGTTCGCGCTCCTATTTTTGAGCGAATAATAACTTCCCTTATAGTAACGGTAGCCTCCAATGGACTGCACCAGGGTTGCAAGGAGAAAGAGGACTAGTGGGCTACTCAGCATTTCAGGTGGTTGAAAGGGGAGAAAATCCGTGCTGCCTATGACGAGAGGAATTGTGAGCGCGAAAATGAACGCGAAGGTAACTTTCTGCATCTTAAGAGCTTTAGCAGCCTCCTCCTCAGAGTACTCTTCAACCACACTGTAACCCGCCTTTTTGACCGCACGCCTCAAATCCGACAGCTTTGCTGGATAAGTGTACACGACCGTGGCGCTCTCCGTTCCCAAGTTTACTTCGGCTGAGAGAACCCCTTCAACGCTAAGCAAGGCGCCCTCCACCGCTTTAACGCAGGCCGCGCAGTGCATTCCTCTGATCTTCAATCGAGCTTTCTCCTTTCTGACGTCATAACCCGCTTTCCTGATTTGTGCAACTATATCTCTCAAGTTAACCTTCGACTCGTCATAAGTGACCGCTGCTCTCCCTTCAACAAAGCTAACCTCAACGCTGTGAACGCCGTCCATGCTTCGTAGAGCGTTTTCCACCGATAGGGCACAGGCCGCGCAATGCATGCCCTCTATGAAAATCTTCTCGTTTCTCATCAAAATCACTGAAGAAAATTTTCACAATTCTTAGACAAGTCCTAATAAATTAATGTTTTCTCTAGGTTGTGACATGCAGCTGGCGACAGAGGATTAAAGCGGGCTAAACGCTTTAATAACAGGAGACTGGAGACGAATATTTAGGCGCTCGTTACATGAGAAGGGGAGGTTGAACTCCGGGACGGTGGTATTATTGTGGGAGGACGCGTTTGTAAATGTTAACAATGTGAAGCTTCACTGCGTCACTCAGGGGGAAGGAAGGCTGGTCGTCCTTCTCCACGGGTTCCCTGAGTTCTGGTACTCCTGGAGGAGGCAAATACCTGTACTCGCAAAACACTTTAAGGTTGTGGCCCCCGACATGAGGGGGTACAATCTTAGCGATAAACCTAGCGGGGTTGAAAACTACAGAATAGACTTGCTCGTGAAAGACGTCGTGGGACTTATTGAACACTTTGGTGGAGGGAAGGCTTTCGTAGTTGGACACGACTGGGGTGGCGTCGTCGCTTGGACACTGGCTGCCACACGGCCGGACGTCGTCGAAAAACTGGTTGTAATGAACGCCCCCCACCCCTCGGTGTGGCAGAAGAAGGCAAAGACCAGCGTTAGACAATTGCAGAAAAGCTGGTACATATTTTTCTTCCAACTAGCAGAAGTCCCAGAAAGGTTCCTGAGTAAAAACAATTACTTGTTCCTAAGGGAAACCTTGCGGAGAACTGCTGTCAACGCGAAAACCTTCACCGATGAGGACATAGAAGAGTACGTTAAAGCATGGTCGCAGCCGGGCGCCCTCACAGCCATGATAAACTACTACAGGGCGAACATTAGACCGGAAGTTTTTATGGAGGACATTGAGTTGGAAATGCCCAAAATTAAGGCTCCAACTCTAGTACTTTGGGGAGAAGATGACTTCGCGCTGACCCGAGAAGTGAGCGAGGGAACAGAGGATTACATCGACGCACCATTTGCAATAAAATACCTTCCATGCGGACACTGGATCCAAAACGAGATGCCCGAGACAGTAAACAAACACCTACGCGAGTTCCTATTAAAAAGTTGATTCCCATAGGCACGAAAAACTGAAAGAACACCTCCAGTTTAGAAAACGCAACAAATAAAGTTCTCAGATGGGCTAAGTTTCTCCAGGTTCCTTAGCTGGGTAACCTCGCTCGCTACATTTTCAGCCCCGTCGCGCCCCCTAATTTTTTAAGTCCAAGATTTCGCACGGCTCGACAAGCTGGCAAACGCGTCTAAAAGTCCATTATCTAAAACGACCCTCTAGGCACTCGTAAAGGAGGCTATTCTACTCCGTTTTCGGGCTTCGCCCTCCTGGAGCAGCTAGCTAGCCTTCTGTTCCCCGTGTTATCGCACACAGCAGCATTTAAAGCGCTCTCTAGGCCCCCCACTAGACAAACGGTTGGATAACTGGCATAGTCCTCCCGCACTTACTCCAGAAGTTCTTTAACCCTTAAAATATTCCAGCCCTTAAGGCTTAAACGCGCTCTTTACGGCTAGTGAGACCGAAAGCTTCCGCATTTTTAGTCGGCAAAATAGGCAGAAAGGGGGCCCGCACCGCCCGGTTGTTGAAAGGCTTCTCTGCAACAACACAACCACCGCGAGACCGCCGTCTGCGCGTTTCCCGGGAAAAATTGCGAGTTACACCGCCAGTCGAACTCATTCTCGAATGACGAGTATTATGACCCCAAGCACGGCTAGAGTGGTCCCTAAAATTGTTCTCAGCGAGAGGCGCTCTTTGCCTGACAGTACGCTTAAAGCAGCGGAGAAAATTGGGCTAAGTGATGCCAGTGCTGCCGCCTCTGCTGCGCCGATAAGCGCTATACTGGCGAAAAAAGCTAGTCCGCCAATAGCGAGGCCCACTAAGCCTGCCAATGTCAACATTACAACTTGTCTCCTAGCCATTTTAGTCGCAGACCTATGTCCCCCTGTAACTAGGAGGAGCGCCCCGGTTAGTACTGCTAGTACAGGGAAGCGCACCATGTTCGCCACGTAGAAATCAATCCCCCTTAGGGCGAGCTCGACCATAACCACGCCAACCGCCCAGAGAACTGCTGTCACCATGGACAGCATTACCCCCTTCCTGATGTCAACAACACCCTCCTTGCTGTCCTCTCTCGAGAGAATCCATATCGCGGCAACTATTAGTGCTACGGCCAGAAGTTTCACCGGGTCAACTGTCATCTTCATAACTGCATCTATCGCGAACGTGAAAAGGGGGTATGTTGATGAGATTGCAACCCCTCTGCTGACCCCAGCGTACTTTATGGCTAGGATGTAAGCGGTGTCGCCGAGCCCTATGCCAATCATGCTCCCAGTTATGAGGTACGCTAAGTGGACAACGCTAACCTGCCAAAGCTTCCAAAGTTCTCCCGTCCCCCAGACAAGCAGGAAGAGCACGACCGAGACTGGTATAAGCCTTATGAAGTTTGCTAAAAAGGGGTTTATCTCGTTTTCATCCATCACGCTTTTGTAAAGTATAGCCGCTACAGCCCAGCACAGTGCAGAGGTGAGTGCAGTGAGTTCACCAATCAAGATCGTCCCCTCTAGCTGTAGAGGAAGCTAAGAAGCGCCTCTTGAGCGTAAAGCCTGTTTTCCGCCTGGTCCCAGACGGCAGAGCGCTCCCCTTCCAAGACGTCCTCAGTGATCTCTTCCCCCCTATGTGCCGGGAGACAGTGCATTACTATGGCGTTTGGCTTAGCTAGTCTTAACAACTTACCGTTCACCTGGAATC
This window contains:
- a CDS encoding heavy metal translocating P-type ATPase, which produces MRNEKIFIEGMHCAACALSVENALRSMDGVHSVEVSFVEGRAAVTYDESKVNLRDIVAQIRKAGYDVRKEKARLKIRGMHCAACVKAVEGALLSVEGVLSAEVNLGTESATVVYTYPAKLSDLRRAVKKAGYSVVEEYSEEEAAKALKMQKVTFAFIFALTIPLVIGSTDFLPFQPPEMLSSPLVLFLLATLVQSIGGYRYYKGSYYSLKNRSANMDVLIAMGTSVAYFHSVLATFVTHGPIYYDTAALIIVFVSLGKLLEGAAKRRTGESVKKLMQLQAEKAVVLRDGAEVEVLVEEVAVGDLLVVRPGEKIPVDGVVRDGYSSVDESMITGESMPAEKKPGDHVIGSTINLDGVLIVEALRVGRDTMLSRIINLVEEAQSSKAPVQRIADKVASVFVPLVLLAALSSFLYWVFIGGKSLNFALLIVVAVLVISCPCALGLATPTAIVVGMGKGAENGILIKSGEALEKACKVNFVIFDKTGTLTKGKPEVTDVVGDVLEIAAAAERGSEHPLAKAIVDKAAREGVNVPEAKEFKAYPGRGVVAKVNGKTVVVGNRKMLEGVELNEWLEREAEKLESEGKTVLFVAEDGQVKGLIALADTLLEHAAEAVRELKFMGLKVAMLTGDNRRAALAVARQVGIEHVLSEVLPEDKAREVKRLQDEGFVVAMVGDGVNDAPALAQADLGIAVGSGTDIAIETGDIVLVKRDLRDVVAAVRLSRKTVSKVKQNLFWAFIYNVAAIPIAAGVLYPLLLPPVLAAAIMSLSSVTVVFNSLLLKKANLKKWR
- a CDS encoding alpha/beta hydrolase; translation: MWEDAFVNVNNVKLHCVTQGEGRLVVLLHGFPEFWYSWRRQIPVLAKHFKVVAPDMRGYNLSDKPSGVENYRIDLLVKDVVGLIEHFGGGKAFVVGHDWGGVVAWTLAATRPDVVEKLVVMNAPHPSVWQKKAKTSVRQLQKSWYIFFFQLAEVPERFLSKNNYLFLRETLRRTAVNAKTFTDEDIEEYVKAWSQPGALTAMINYYRANIRPEVFMEDIELEMPKIKAPTLVLWGEDDFALTREVSEGTEDYIDAPFAIKYLPCGHWIQNEMPETVNKHLREFLLKS
- a CDS encoding DMT family transporter, whose amino-acid sequence is MIGELTALTSALCWAVAAILYKSVMDENEINPFLANFIRLIPVSVVLFLLVWGTGELWKLWQVSVVHLAYLITGSMIGIGLGDTAYILAIKYAGVSRGVAISSTYPLFTFAIDAVMKMTVDPVKLLAVALIVAAIWILSREDSKEGVVDIRKGVMLSMVTAVLWAVGVVMVELALRGIDFYVANMVRFPVLAVLTGALLLVTGGHRSATKMARRQVVMLTLAGLVGLAIGGLAFFASIALIGAAEAAALASLSPIFSAALSVLSGKERLSLRTILGTTLAVLGVIILVIRE